CTTCAAATCAGCGTTGTTGGGGAAGTGGAAGAATGTCAACACACAGGAGTTAATTTCTTTGCTCTTCTCTACCAAAACTAAATGAGAGGCATTCCTAAAAATTATCATGTGGCAATTGATGAAAAATTTGGACGTATTCTTGAAAACGTGGACGCTACAGATGTTGTCTTTCTCTCCGCAGAGAATTAGGACGGGTATATGATGCAGTCCGACTTCTTTGAATATGTCATGCGCACTCCACATTTTTAAGTTGTTAATGCAGCCCAATATTGAATgggtgatattttttttcacaaaagcCTGCCACATGATTCGGTTGTACAGGTAGTCGGAAGTGTCGTTATCGGAGTCGTCTTGGGTATCCTGTTCGAGCGATTTGTCTGTAGCATCTTTATAGGCATCATTGGTGTCACACTGGGGGTCCTCTTTGTTGCCACTTTTTTGCCTCTTCTTAGAAGCACCTTTGGGCGctttcttaaaatttttcttggaaataaaacaaggcaacataaaaaaggaggaaatgttGATCAGGAAGGGGAACAACTTTAGAACCTTTAGGGCAAAGggctttttctccaaaatgcCAACAGGGGAtatcaaaataattttcttcacctGTTTTATATACTTCTTTGCAAAGCTGATGGCAATTACGCAGCCCATGGAAAAACCTATCAGATAAAAATCCTTATGTAGTAATTTTAAATGGGTAAGCAATTCCTCCGTctgtgttaaaaaaaaatttattccgtAGGTTTTTTTTCGGTGATTATATTTGGGACAGGCAGATAATCCATGCCCATACAAATCAAAGTTGAGAACCTGGTACTTATATTTGACTAGCGTTTTCTGTATGTCGAGGAAAGTTAAGTTTGTTCCGTTCAGTCCATGAAATGTTATGACGAGCGTGccctttttgtttcctttcaAATCATAATTTATTATTCCGTATTTTCCAAAGAAGACCTTCCTGTAGACGAAAGGGCActtgatgttttttttcttcaggtACCTTGGCACTTTGTATACGACAAAATTGTTTTCCTCGGTGGATGGGTTAGCAGGGTGGTGCGTGGATGACCGCGTCGATGATTGAATCGTTGGTTGCGCTGCTTTGTTGGCCTCCTCACACACATCTTCCCCCTTCGCTCTGTGTCCAATCCTGCCAATAATCCTGCGCCTAAAGttccatttctttctccttgcGCTTTCTTCGCTCTTCTCTCCCTGACTGGCTTCTACACACGGGTCTTTCTCCACATTGGGGGTCCATGCGGAGCCCCTATTGCCATTCGACTTGTCCATTAATACATGGGAGTGCATTTCTGCATTTACGGTTTCGTCCCGCGGGGTGTTCTTTGCGAAGTAACTGTATCTTCTGTGGTTGTCGCTTCCGCGGTCGAAGCATCCACCGCTGTGATTACCACTTTCCCCATTCGCGCCGTTTGCGTGCCGACCATCCCTTGTCCTAATTATGCTTTTCAGCGCGAGCAGATATTTTCTTTCACCTTTTAGCAGGCATCCCTTTCGAGATGTTTCCTCGGGGCTGTTTATTACTTCTTCTGTTGTGAGCATTTGATTCTTTGCACGATCATCATCCTTTGGtattgtcccctttttgtttacTACGAGGAGGGGATAActatcatccttttttttatctcgtttttgcttctttctttcttcctcctcttcttggGAATGTGGTGATGTATCTTCGGGGAACACCCCCCCATGATTCAGTTGGGGTTGTTCTATACGATCATCCGAATGTGTGTCCTTTTGTTCACTTGACAAAATTTGGAAATATTTCTTCCGTTTCTCCATTACGATTGTGTtgcattcttccttttcttcaacTTCTTCAGTGATTCCTACATTTCCAGCATCTTCTTCACTTCTCATGTTGGATAAAGGGGTTGGTCTTTCCGTTTCATCGATCACCTCGTCTCTTGCTTCAATGGGAGAGTTCTATTCTTTCGTTAACAGTACAGTTTTCCCCGCGATAATGACATTCACTCCGAGAAGCTAAGGTCTGCTTCACGGACTTGTCTCCTCTGTACCACAACGGCTATATTCCCTTAAATAGGTAGATAGCAAAGAACCGAGACCTCTCCTTCAACGTGTACGTGAATTGCTTATTATGAACAGTTGATAGCatacaaaatttttgcacGCTCCATGGATAAATGAAAATGGGATTATATACTGGATGAAAAAAGCATGAAGATAGGGACATGTTCCCAATTTGtgttaggggggggagatcaACCAAAAGAGTGAATACCACAGTTCTgcaaaatcttttttttttttttttttttttttaattttccatatTTACAATCTCTATTCTTACGTATCAAGCCCAACTTACGGGAGGTCTATCCTCCTCCACATGCTAAGTGGCCGCCGTTAGGGCTAAATTTCTGTTTGGGGGGCGAAGGAACTTCACTTATGTGCAGGGCGAAATGGAGCATGCCAGTTGTGTGCAACGCTAAACAGTGCAGTCTTGCTCCGCACAGTTgatgcacattttttgtatgttCGTTATAGGAAAACGGGAAATGAGCAAGTGTGTCTGCCAATTGCGAATTCAATgtgttttcaaaattttatgaCCAGGAAAGAGGATGGGTAagacgggaaaaaaataattattccgTCGTCAGTGTTGAGGGAGTTATGGACGGCTGATCAAATATTTAATTCGTGTGTTGCGCACGAAAATAAGCACACCCCACAGGCCGAGAAATGCCAAGGCGTCCTTAATGAAGTTGGTAAAATTCTACAATTTGTGTGAACTCTGTAAAGTtggataaaaattataataagTAAATATTGCAAAGCAACATGGTGTTTTTGCATGAACGtcgtgtgaaaaaaaaaaaaaaaaaaaatctataaTGCAGGTTGGGTGTATGTATACTCTGCAAAAGGTTCACGCGGAGTCCGCAATAATTTACATATGGCACTTGTCGAAAAAAGGGCAGTTTTCCCGTTGGGCACATCCCAAAATGAGTATTCCCGGAACCGAGGGAGTTACCAAGTTTCACGCGCAAAGAGGTTTTTATGCCAATACTACGTGCGCAGCCTTAATCGTATTTGCCAGTGAAGTCTGTAGGAACGGCAACTCCAACATCCTTAAATCCATGTaaacaaaacaaaccaacgtgataaaaaagggaaaaagtaaatCAGGCTAATGACAAATAGGCATAACACGGTCTATGCTTCTTTTCCGTTTCGATGCTCAAGTTAAATCGTACAATTGTAGGTGAAGTGGGGAAAGTGAGACGCGGATAGGGGATACCATAACGGAAAATACTGCCGAAGAAGCAGGGGaggcataaaaaatatataagggGGTTAGTGTATTCATATAAAAaggattatattttttttttttttgttgttgtttttttttcctttttctcagTTTTATATTTGCTATTCATTCGCCGTGAAGTTGAAAAGCTTGTTGAGCCTTGGGGATTAAGCAGATAGGGTGAAGTTTTATTgcgctcattttttttttttttttttttttttttgtgtggcgAATTTTAAGGTGTACACGAATATGTACGTGGAAAGGCATACATAGGCGTAGATACACCAGATGGACACTTACATAAACGTACAAAGATGTTTAAATAAATCTGTTCATGTATAAATACGTTGTGCTTATCTGTGAGTAGGTGTGTGCATACCTCCTTTTGGCGGATCTTACCTTTCAACTCCTTCCAACAATAGCCTCTCCCTTACTCACCGTGCCGTGCGCGCATCAAATTAGtgacaaagaagaagagaaaaagcgCGTAGCAACAAAATTCTTTCGAATGTTAGGTAACATGTGATTAAAGTTGCAATTCTGTACTTTTGTATGCACACAAGTTCGCATTCCTGATGACATGCATACAAATTTATTTCAATCTCGAGAGCGCACACACACGTACACGTACAAGCTTTTGAAGTGCTACTCCAACACGCATGACCGATTtcgagggaaaaaaaaaaaaaaaataataataaaataaacgcGGCACATCGAAAAAGTGCAACCTTTAATTTGGCAAATTTGCGCAAGCCAAAATTTAGGCAAAAACAAATGTGACTATTTCGAAGGAGTAGAGAAATTTGTGTCGCGCTGGTGCCTACTTGGTCACACCTTGGTAGCAACACTGCGCCAAAGTTTCTCGAAAATTTGATCCCCAATTAGAATGGTACTTGCCCGCCCACCGGAGGAAACTCCCCGCAACGCACTGGCATCCATCAGAGAACGGGCGACTCTCAATGGGCAATGGGTGCAGGTGGAGACCATAATGgtaacaggaaaaaatagtaaaaaggaaaaatagtaGAAAAGATAACAGGAGAGGAAGAAACGTAATAGCATAGTAGCAGCAAGCACATAAGCTGTAAGAAGTAATAACGGAGAATCATGACGAGTCCTAATTGcgtagaagaggaagagaacaaaaatgttGCAAATGGTGAGATGGATTCGCCAGAGGGGAGTGGGCATGTTACAGTGAGCACCCGTTATAAAAATTCGGATAAAGATGGAGTCGAAGGGGGACAGCCCTTTACTCAAAGTGGAAACGTAAAATATAGTGAGAACAGTGCATGCACACCTGTCGCGGCTACGGCTATCACTGGCGCTAGCTTTgataagaagagaaaagctGAAGCAGTGGAAGAACGGTACCAAATGGACAGGACCCTTAACAACATGAGCAGTGCCCCCACGGTTGATAAAATTGACTCGATGGAAAAGTCAACTATTGGTGGCCTGAACAAGCATGCGAAAACAGGGGATGGAGGCGTAAGTTGTGCCGACCCCACCCAGAAGAACGGCAAGGGGGTCGATAAGCTGAATGTGGACAGTTGCGCCACGAACACGGAGTTCGAAAGTGATGACACTGCTCAGGAGAAAGCGATCACAGGGGATGCTAAAGAGGAACAAAGAGGAGTGGAAGCAGGGGAAAATATCAGAACCGAACTAGCACAAGGTGACGCCagtaaggaggaaaaggcgaaagaaaaaacgattGAGCCTGCGAGGATGAAgaacgaaggaaaagaaatacatGCCCAACCGGAAGCGAATaataataagaaggaaagctacaaatattttattgATTATAGCAAAtacagaaataaaaataatgtaacGTTCTCGACCAAGTATAAAGACAGCTGTGTGAATTTAAGCAGTGATAAGTTGACCTGTTATGGAGACAAAGGATGGTCCAGTGTTTTCGTGAATAATGGGGCAGACGTCGGAAAATGGTActacgaaataaaaattgaagaaccTGTGCAAAATTTCCAGTTCTTAGGTTATAAGGACAAAGTGATAAAGGTAAACCCATATATAAGAGTTGGTTTCGCTTGCAGATACATGAGATATGACTATCCTATAGGAACAGACAAATATAGCTACTGCGTCAAtagcaaaaatggaagaattttTAACAACTCCATAAGCTACGACTGCATGGAACCAATTAAAGTAGGTGATATCATTGGTTGCTACTTAAAtttaaagaacaaaaatactTATAACTTCGATCCAAGATCagataaaaaattgtacgaatatttgcaaaatggTATTCTATGTGATCCAAAAGATCCacccattttgaagaaaaactaCGGTtcgtctatttttttctccctaaatgggcaaataaagaaaaacgcTTTTGTTGATATTTATGAAGGGTTTTATCATCCGTCCGTCAGTTTGTACATGGGTGCTTCGGCAAAAATTAATTTGGGTCCTCATTTTGCGTATAACCATTTGAATGATTACATCCCGTGTGTGTTTATGGAGCCGCCGATTATTCTGTGAAGAGTGGCTGCTCGGAAggagcaggaaaaaaaaaaaaaaaaatatgtgcaaGTGCAGCGTTAAAACGTATGAcccgttcatatttttctagaagaaaattgcaaaaagtgGCTAGCTGGCTGAAAAATATGACccgttcatatatatatttttatcaaaaagGTGTGCAGAAGAAATACACATTTTGaggtgttgttttttttttcttttcttttttaaaccaGAGGCAGCACGTTTTTGTGAGCACCTCTGCATTTTTGATAAGCAGACGTCTGGGAGGATTCATGCTTTTTGGTGTGTCTCGAGTGATTTCACGTTCGTCGCCATTTTTGCCGTTTTAGTTGTTTATTTGCGTTATCATTTTGGTCATCATTTTGTCGTCATGTCATTTTCGTTTCATTTGCGCGCCTTTCTGGGCCTTTCCACGCAGAAGCACACGCTCGtgtgcttcattttttttttttttgtaactttgTTTTAGTATTGTCTTAAATGAAGCAAGATAAGTTATTTTCGGGTGTGGGGGCTGGTCATCCGCCCCCTGGTCGATCTACACACATCAGTTAATGAAAGACCTTAACCATTTTTAAGGGAGGAATTGCCTTCCATGAGTGGAGGGGCGGTTCGCCTAGGGGTGTTAATTAGTTATAGTTTTAAAGGGGAgtctttttaataaaaagggaCAATTAACAAATGATCACAAGAAAGGTGGGAAGGGGGATGACACAAAAAGAGGTATCgacaaaatgaaacaaaataaaataatataatatactaAAActataaaataaagtaataaaataaaatgacaaaataattaatcAGTGTGGGCATGGATTGGAGTAGGAAAAATCCAATTTCGTTGTCTGAAAAATGGTGTAGTGCAGGATGACATATATAAActgtaaaaaattgaagattGGCCAGTACTCATTGATAAAGTAAATTTCTGTAAATTCCGAAATCTGCAAATTAGAGAGGGAAATGGAGGataggaagaattttttcaGTTGCATTATCTGACAAGAGTGTGCCCGCTTTTATGGTATAAAATTCTGCACACATGATGGTGTACATGTGAgcaattttataaaaatgcttttttttttttttttttttaataacatttttttgtgtgtatgccTAACTTGGTATAGCATGAAATCCGACAGCCTCTTTTCGCCGGACGTCCGTATGAGAATATTCGGAGGGGGTAAGTCGGAAGTAAGGAGCTTCTTATGGTAATTAACTCTGTGGGGAGGGGGTAATAAATTCAAAATGGTGAGAAAATATGATTTGCACGTGAGTGGTCGGTATTGTTGAATACACACATTCCCCTGAGCAGCGGCTTTTTCAGGGGGAAagacaaaatatataatagtaTCATTTGcgctatttttatttaattttcccttctttttaagaTACATTTTGATTTGCTCCCGATTTAGGAAAGACTTTCCTCCACATATGCAGTCCACCTCGAACATCTGATCGAGGTCAATCCTCTCATTCTTCAGTATTCTCTCTAAATAATCACATTCGTCGGAGTCGTCCTGGTTTGCTAATGTAGAGGAGGAAGTACAGAGTACTTTCCGCTCCTCCAACAGGCTCTTATATGTGTTGAAATACAAATTGGGGTTGAACTTGCACAGACTCATTTCGTTTCTGCTGGTGTAGGAAAAGAAGATGTTCAGAAGAAGGCTACGGGTGATAGGGGTAGAGGGGGCCGAAATGAATGATTTACTCGGAGATGCGCATAGTGCACCTACGATGGTGCCAACTACTCTGAAGTTATTTCGCAAAAGTGCACTAACGTGGAACACAAGGgtgtaatatatatttctaaACGTCCCAGCAAGGTTATCGTTTTTCAGTAGTTTACTTGTCAAACTGCTCCGTCTTCTGTTCAATGTCATGGATAATTTTTCTGTAAGCTTCGTTGATGTAAGAAAGGTTGCCAATAACTTTGATTCTAATTTTGTTGTCCCTTATGAAATTCCTAATGAGGAAATTAAACCGTTTGCGCGTTTGGATAATTTACGCGGGATTAACATTTGGTACACTTTCCCCCTCCCGTGTACTGGCATGAGCACGTTGAACCTCGAGGAAGGCACTTACATGAAGAAATCCTCGTTAATCAGAATGAGGAGATTTAGATAAAAGAGAAAGTGTATTTCCTCCGGGCTTCTGTTATAATTTAGGAGAGAAAGCGAAAAGACAGACAACACCTTTATTTTCAACCTAACACATATTTCTATGATCTGAGTGAGAAGGGGTGACAGGTGACATGGTAGGAGTGAAGCTGTTGTACCCAACTGGTGCTTCGGATAAGCGGTCTTAAGGCACCTTCCATTGGGCGCCTATAGGTAGAGGAAAATTTCTACGCTTAGGTGTTCTAACTTGGATGAGCGCCTTCGATCCCATGTAATGACCCAGAGAGGAATGGAgtcccttttcctttgcgAATCGCCTGTTGCCGTCCATGATTATGGCTTAGGAGGGGGCAGAAGTTGGGAGTGCACATGTGTGGGGTGCACAAGTGAGGGGTGCACACGTGAGGGTTACACATGTGAGCGTTACACATGTGAGGGTTACACATGTGAGCGTTACACATGTGAGGGGTGCATATCGGAAGACAACCACACGGATATTTTCCACCCGAATGCAGGTAAGCTCATCTGtttgtcttttcctttttacatatatgctTGATGTTGATGAAACCCCGTAGGAGGGAAGTGATCAGTCTTTGCAGTCTGCAGGATTGGGTGAAAATTGTACGTGCatcattttttgtgtttcaAGTGTGTAGGTGGCCACTTACCCTCGTTCTACTTGCTCAAAATTATTATTagcattattttattttgttttttttttccccccccccagcGGGTGTGCTGTACATGTTCAGTGCCATCTTCTAACAGGCCAGGTGAATCCCTTCTATTGCATCATTCactggagagaaaaaaaaaaaaaaaaaaaaaaaagaacctccCATGAATGTATCAAAATTATTCTAATGATAACTTCTCTTGCGAGGGGAAAAAGCGACTAGCTCCCATTAGATAATtctcaaaatgaaaaaaaaaaaaaaaaaaagatcaatTGGATAAACAAAGGAGGGTACATTTTGCTGATAGCATTTTTCTCATAGGtaaggtgtaaaaaaaaaaaaaaaaaaaaaaaaagaaagaagaaaaaaaaaaggctattGAATGCGTCCAGTTGCTTCTCACGGGTGATGAAAGAAATATGGAACATCGTACATATAAGCATTATGGGCTGCTTCCCATGCGGAAGTAATACAAAGCGCTAACTTgctccacacacacacaagtagatgctttttaaattatataatGTAAGAAGAACGAGAGTTTTACGCTTCTATTATTTTCGGTGTAACATACTGGGGTAgtcattagaaaaaaaaaaaaaaaaaacctttttgAATGTACCACTTGTTGGAGTGAGCGGGCATAAAAAGTATCACTGTGGTTTTTGCTTCCATTCATTTGTTAGGTTGCCAAATGGGTGTTATTATAGGTTTAGTGGTGTGGAACATAGTGGGATGCATAGATTTGAATTGCACCCCCAAATTTGGCTAATTCGCATAAAGCACGTGAAGTATGTTTTACCTCCCTCGATCGGAATTGAAGTCTACATGTGTAGAccatgggggggggaagtagAGGGAAGAAGGTACACAGTAGGTCAAGCAAAAGTTATCACGTGAGAGTCGATGCGTTTACACCTTTCCCATTGTCAGGGCTTGCTCATGTAGCGGGGGATGGTAGTCTTTCAATGGGAGAGGTTGTCCTTCTTGCGAAGGGGGAAACGAAGAAAGGTACACAAAGCGGAgtggtaaaaaatgaataccaTATATGTACCAAATTTAgacggagaaaaagaaaaacacatcTTAAGGAGCATGCCCTTATTGGGAAGACACAAATAAATCTACGAAGAAGGAGAccactttatttttcttttcctctattTATGGTTAAGGTAGTGTCGTAACTTTTCCGTGTCCACTTAAGGGAAGCTACACAGACGTTGGTacaggtgtgtgtgtgtgccccTTTATGGAGGAGCATCGTCCCCATGAAGAGGAATGTAGGCGCCCCTTTTCATCTGTACACGGGTATATGCCTAATCAGTATGACCCCTAAGAAGGACAAAAATTAATCacctcgtaaaaaaaaaaaaaaagtgttaatgGTGTATGgaaggaaacgaaaaaataaaaagcaacTCTTCGCAATTCCTGTGCAGACTCACCAACTGTTTGATTTTCTAAACATTCTTGTGCGTGTGGGATATCGCAAATGTTATTTTCCTCTCATGGTATGTTTTCTTTACGTTACATTATTctgtatgcacatgtgcgGTTTAAGCTGATTTTCAAGTGGGGAGTACGCATGGGGAAAAGCAAATCGccaggggaaataaaaaaaaaaaaaaaaaaaaaaaaaatgaaaaaagtatgATCCCCAAGGTGCGCTTAAAATTGGGGCTGATTTAAACACGGGAAATAATATGGGGCTGATAAAAATAGAGCACAAAACAGGAGCACCAAAAACACAGCCGCCCAAATgggtaataaaaatatgccgCCATGTACACGTcaccaaaataaaaaaaaaaaaaaaaatggacgaacGAACGGACGCGAAATTGAAGCCGGACGGAggcagcgaaaaaaaaaaaaaataaaataaaatattaaagtTGCAAACTGGCGATTccaggaaaggaaaaaaaaaaaaaaaaataataaaaaataaataaaatgtgcCAAGGATTTCGAAAGAACGCAAAAAAGTGAAGCATCACGGAggggttacaaaaaaaaaataactcaACCTTTTCCGGAGAGGCagcagtaaaaaaaagggacccAGAGTTTCGGCATCCCTTCGTAGGCTTCATAAGCGCATACTGGCGATTAGGAGCACATGGATTTTAATTTTAGAAGAGCGGAGGAAAGAGCATATTTTTGATCATCAAAGAGGAGATACACAGTGTGCCGCTTGTTTCGACACCGAGGAGAAGAAACTCGTGTAGGATGGGAACACATAACATGAGTGTTGGGTGAAGGGAGGCAAcacgacttttttttttttttttttttttttttttttcgttagtgtttttttgtgtttcttTGAAGTTCCCTCCCCCCCGTTTCACACACACAGAGCGGCAGCTTTGAAGGGGCCAAGCAAAGTGCCCACCAAAGGGTAAGAAACGTAAGACACACAGAGCAGAGACGCTGCGGGAAAAAGGCTGTCACGCTGCCCCCTGCATACACAGGCTGATCCGCCATCACCGCAAAGGAGAGGATAATGCTAGACAAGGGAAAAGAGGATGCGGTTCTGCAGAGCGCCCTTCAAATATGCCTGAGGAAGGAGGAGGCGAGTAACGCCAAGGTGCACCTAGAGTCGTACGAAAGGGAATTAAGGGAAACGAGCAAAGAGGGGAAaccaccattttttttacagattgaaaatttatattttatccttttgcACAAAATAGCATATCTGCATAAGCAAAAGAAGAACTGCCTCACCTATTTGTGTTCCTGTTCAGCTAGGCTGTCAGATAAAGCACTCTTCAAGCATTTGCAGTTGGACAATAAGGAGTTAGATGATATAACCAATGAAATCAACAACCAGATAATAAATAgtgtaattatttatttggaGAATTTGGAGGTGTACCCAGACGTGACTATTCCGGCAAAGGAACGGGTTCACACCTTTTATGAATTTCTGAAGGATTCATGTACTTctcgttttttaaaaaaaatattattagtAATTGAGgagaatgataaaaatgaagagacagAGGAAGACAAACAactgaataaattttttacacCCATTGTGAACCTCATTTTCGAAAACCTAGGTGGAAGAAATTTGGTCTATCCAAAAAATGATGTGGCCGTGttattaaaatttctttcaaGCTTTAAGCAAATTGCGGAACATATAATTTATAGTAAGTCCATCTTTTTACATCTGAACTTGAGAGACAAGATTAGGGATTGCGTTTTTTCCGGAAATGAAGCCGCCACAGTGGAAAGTGCTATTTCAGCTACCCATGGAGGGTTCGACGTAGAGAAACCATGTAGCAAggacaaggaaataaattcatGTGGATATAATCTCCAGCTAAACAGCCTCCTTGGGAGATTATTATCCCCAACAGTTATTACCATGCCAAATATcacaaagaaggaggagattGCCATGTACAAATATTTCTACAACAGTACAACGAACACACTGAACAAAATGACTTTAGGtgctttaaaaaatacatacgtTATGTTGAGGAGGGATACGGATTGGATTTTGGAGAACTGCGTGGAAATTATAAAGAATTTACTTAAAGGTAGTGGGGAGAGCAAGAAGCGAGTATTGCTCTGGCTAGCTTGTATTATCATTtcgaatgaaaagaagacgAAAATTATGTACCACTATTCGACTTATCCACAGTCGTTAGATGCATCTTATGGactgtttttaaaattgctAGGAGAGAATTCCTATGGATTTTGCCTGAACATGTTTTGGGTTCTACTCTGTCTGTGTGAACCCATCACCATGAACAAGATCAGCGACTTtgacttgttttttttcctcagaGATGATCCTTtctccaaatttttattaaaaaatataaccaaCCAATCTTcctttgaagaaaaatcaaATGTTGAAAACATAaagcaaaaagtaaaaaattcaGAAGGTTTCAGCAAGGAGCCTAAATTTATAACATGCATCTTTTGGATAACGTTTAAATCTCTCAGTGTCTTCTTCAAGCCAGCCATT
This DNA window, taken from Plasmodium knowlesi strain H genome assembly, chromosome: 13, encodes the following:
- a CDS encoding alpha/beta hydrolase, putative gives rise to the protein MRSEEDAGNVGITEEVEEKEECNTIVMEKRKKYFQILSSEQKDTHSDDRIEQPQLNHGGVFPEDTSPHSQEEEEERKKQKRDKKKDDSYPLLVVNKKGTIPKDDDRAKNQMLTTEEVINSPEETSRKGCLLKGERKYLLALKSIIRTRDGRHANGANGESGNHSGGCFDRGSDNHRRYSYFAKNTPRDETVNAEMHSHVLMDKSNGNRGSAWTPNVEKDPCVEASQGEKSEESARRKKWNFRRRIIGRIGHRAKGEDVCEEANKAAQPTIQSSTRSSTHHPANPSTEENNFVVYKVPRYLKKKNIKCPFVYRKVFFGKYGIINYDLKGNKKGTLVITFHGLNGTNLTFLDIQKTLVKYKYQVLNFDLYGHGLSACPKYNHRKKTYGINFFLTQTEELLTHLKLLHKDFYLIGFSMGCVIAISFAKKYIKQVKKIILISPVGILEKKPFALKVLKLFPFLINISSFFMLPCFISKKNFKKAPKGASKKRQKSGNKEDPQCDTNDAYKDATDKSLEQDTQDDSDNDTSDYLYNRIMWQAFVKKNITHSILGCINNLKMWSAHDIFKEVGLHHIPVLILCGEKDNICSVHVFKNTSKFFINCHMIIFRNASHLVLVEKSKEINSCVLTFFHFPNNADLKTVHHMFPVDTLGNSVLCQRGDLL
- a CDS encoding SPRY domain, putative; translation: MTSPNCVEEEENKNVANGEMDSPEGSGHVTVSTRYKNSDKDGVEGGQPFTQSGNVKYSENSACTPVAATAITGASFDKKRKAEAVEERYQMDRTLNNMSSAPTVDKIDSMEKSTIGGLNKHAKTGDGGVSCADPTQKNGKGVDKLNVDSCATNTEFESDDTAQEKAITGDAKEEQRGVEAGENIRTELAQGDASKEEKAKEKTIEPARMKNEGKEIHAQPEANNNKKESYKYFIDYSKYRNKNNVTFSTKYKDSCVNLSSDKLTCYGDKGWSSVFVNNGADVGKWYYEIKIEEPVQNFQFLGYKDKVIKVNPYIRVGFACRYMRYDYPIGTDKYSYCVNSKNGRIFNNSISYDCMEPIKVGDIIGCYLNLKNKNTYNFDPRSDKKLYEYLQNGILCDPKDPPILKKNYGSSIFFSLNGQIKKNAFVDIYEGFYHPSVSLYMGASAKINLGPHFAYNHLNDYIPCVFMEPPIIL
- a CDS encoding dehydrodolichyl diphosphate synthetase, putative codes for the protein MALNILQRLITSLLRGFINIKHISIIMDGNRRFAKEKGLHSSLGHYMGSKALIQIIEICVRLKIKVLSVFSLSLLNYNRSPEEIHFLFYLNLLILINEDFFMNFIRDNKIRIKVIGNLSYINEAYRKIIHDIEQKTEQFDNLLLNIFFSYTSRNEMSLCKFNPNLYFNTYKSLLEERKVLCTSSSTLANQDDSDECDYLERILKNERIDLDQMFEVDCICGGKSFLNREQIKIVNYHKKLLTSDLPPPNILIRTSGEKRLSDFMLYQISEFTEIYFINEYWPIFNFLQFIYVILHYTIFQTTKLDFSYSNPCPH